The nucleotide sequence GAAGTTACAGAAGCTAAGTAACCAGCACCAAAACATGCTGCAGCAAAAAGAAACCTTAAGCAAAGAAACGCTAGAAAACCAAGAGAAAAACTACAAGCAGCAGATAGAGCAGCTTAAAAAAAGTCATCAGGAAACACTTTCTCAAAGCAAAGATCAGGCAAACTCTAACCTGAATAAACAGCTTGAAGAGCTTAAACAGCAGCACGAACAGAAGTTACAGAAGCTAAATAACCAGCACCAAAACATGCTGCAGCAAAAAGAAACCTTAAGCAAAGAAACGCTAGAAAACCAAGAGAAAAACTACAAGCAGCAGATAGAGCAGCTTAAAAAAAGTCATCAGGAAACACTTTCTCAAAGCAAAGATCAAGCAAACTCTAACCTGAATAAACAGCTTAAAGAGCTTAAACAGCAGCATGAACAGAAGTTACAGAAGCTAAGTAACCAGCACCAAAACATGCTGCAGCAAAAAGAAACCTTAAGCAAAGAAACGCTAGAAAACCAAGAGAAAAACTACAAGCAGCAGATAGAGCAACTTAAGAAAAGTCACCAAGAGGCTCTATCTCAAATCAAAGATCAGGCAAACTCTAACCTGAATAAACAGCTTGAAGAGCTTAAACAGCAGCACGAACAGAAGTTACAGAAGCTAAATAACCAGCACCAAAACATGCTGCAGCAAAAAGAAACCTCAAGCAAAGAAGCACTGGAAAACCAAGAGAAAAACTACAAGCAGCAGATAGAGCAACTTAAGAAAAGTCACCAAGAGACTCTATCTCAAATCAAAGATCAGGCAAACTCCAACCTGAACAGCCAGCTTAATAAGCTTAACCAAAAGTGCAAACAGCAGAAGAAGGTGCTTGAGGGCTTTAATAAGCTTCTTTTTGAAAGCTTCCCCGTCCTTTCAACGGAAAACATCGAGGAGTTTAATCACTTTGCAGGAGCATTGGGTCTTAAAGATGTTAAGGCTTCGATGAATACAGACAAAGTTAGCAACTCAACTAAAACATGGGGCATAAATGTTAATACCAAGGAGACGGAGAGGTCTTTAAAAGACAAAAATCCTAAGGACTATAAGTCTCCTTTTCAGAACTTTAAAGACCAAAACCGAATTGACTTTGAGGGTTTTTTACCCAAAAAAGATAATTGGGAAAAAGTTCTCCATATTGGGGGATCTGTAACCTTAGAGATTTCTCAAAAAAACAAAATGTTTCAATTCTTAGTTTCAAAACCCCATAAAATCAATCGATTGCTTATTAAAAATTTCAAGGGTATTGAAGGAAAATTGCTTGAGGCGGAATGCCTATCGGAAATTCATACTTTGATCTTACAAGGAGATGTTAATTATGAGGGTTTAGAAAAACTTTCGAAAAAATTTCCTAATATTTCTTGTTTTGACTTGAGAAATGCAGTGGTCAAAGGCAATGGGAAAAACTTATCCGAAAAACGGATTGTTTTAGTTAAAGATGATGGACTAAACTTAAAAAGCGTCGAAAAACATTTCAAAAAACTAAATAATTATCTTGTTGAATCTCTTCGCATCTTTAATAAAGATGCCTATGGTCCTTTCCTAAAAAGATTCCCAAAGCCTGGGGAAAGCAAGGAAGACTTTCCTACCGCAGCTGCTTTTATAACAAATGTGAGGTTTATAGTGGGACTCCCAATCAGAGAAACTCCATTCCTAATCCTAGTACCAAGGATTGGCTACTGCTTTCCTAATATGATGCAGCTTAACCTAACTAAATGTCCTGAATTAACTCTTGATAGCCTTAAGGGCTTAAAGCATCTCAAACTAAAGAATCTGTTTCTTGTTGATTGTCCAATGCTCTCTTATAAGAGGACAGCGACAAAAAACCTAGTCCCTAAAGAGAGTGCAATTGATAAGTTAATAGGCAGTAAAATATCTTATGGCTATTTCAAAGGAACTTTAACAGATAAACAATTTAACACTTACTCGGAAAGACTACAGAAAGGAAAAGATATTATTCATACAGTTCCTCACTATATTTTTAAGGAGGGTGTGCAAATCATTAAAAATGGCTCTACTCATAAAAAGACTGTTGAAAGATGCTATCACATTTCCTTTCCTCTACTTATCACAACCTTAAATCAACTGTTTAGCCATGGGTGTGAGATGATTGATCTCATGGAAACCCCTATTTCTGTGGCAGACACAGCCATGCAAGAGGGGGTTTTTACTCACATCAAAGAGCTGAGGGAGGAGACAAAAAAAGAGGTTAAAATTCGCTACACCTCTAGTGAATCCAACAAACATGTGATTTATCCCCCTAGGAAGAGTAACAATGCATCTTCGAGCAGTAGTTCATCAAGTAGCAGTCGACGCAATTAAGCGCTGCCATGGCAGCGACCACCGGGACGGCGCGGATGGCGACGCAGGGGTCGTGGCGGGAACCTGCGGGGAGCTCGAAGATTTGTGCTCCGCCTGCTGTATCGACGGTGGGCTGCGCTCTAGCGATGCTAGAGGTGGGCTTAAACGCAACCCGGAAATCGAGGGGAAGGCCGGTTGAGATCCCACCGAGGGTTCCTCCGGCGTGGTTTGAGGTGGGGACAATATTTCCCGATTCATCGGTGGTAAAACTATCATTGTGCTCTGACCCTTTTATTCGGGCGGCTTCGAAGCCAGAACCGATTTCAAACCCTTTGCTTGCGGGGATAGAAAGCATCCCTTTGGCAAGGTTCGCCTCGAGCTTTTCGTAAATGGGATCGCCGAGGCCGATGGGGAGGCCGGTCACTGTGCAGCTAACGACTCCTCCAACGGAGTCTCCGTTTAAATTTTCAAGAACTTTGAGGATCTCTTTTTCGGTAGTGGCCCCTCCAATGGAGTGGATCTGAGCGGTGACGGTCACTCCGAAGTGGGCGAGGAGCTTTTTGGCAACGGCGCCGGCGGCAACGCGGCAGGCGGTTTCACGGGCGGAGGC is from Candidatus Neptunochlamydia vexilliferae and encodes:
- the aroC gene encoding chorismate synthase codes for the protein MASNSFGTLFRITTWGESHGKAIGVVIDGCPAGLPLTEEEVNTELALRAPGKSPHTSPRKEPDQAEILSGLFKGKTTGAPISIIIPNKDADPSKYTPIKELMRPGHANFTYLKKYGIFDYRGGGRASARETACRVAAGAVAKKLLAHFGVTVTAQIHSIGGATTEKEILKVLENLNGDSVGGVVSCTVTGLPIGLGDPIYEKLEANLAKGMLSIPASKGFEIGSGFEAARIKGSEHNDSFTTDESGNIVPTSNHAGGTLGGISTGLPLDFRVAFKPTSSIARAQPTVDTAGGAQIFELPAGSRHDPCVAIRAVPVVAAMAALNCVDCYLMNYCSKMHCYSS